One genomic segment of Theobroma cacao cultivar B97-61/B2 chromosome 6, Criollo_cocoa_genome_V2, whole genome shotgun sequence includes these proteins:
- the LOC18596032 gene encoding uncharacterized protein LOC18596032 isoform X2, whose product MKGSDKKVSFSTPPIKSSASPKGSDENDRSNQELGLNLQNPKKETVKNFMSPTVSAASKATFPRRKILAERNESPGSNFSSTYLSKTPNLDSKASPKTIPKASQKNSPNLDPKANSKETSSQKTPLSYSSRDETPSPRPYDPLTNYLSPRPQFLRYNPTRRNEIFLRLRMEDKEDDELSVSSTSSFGSKKDSGDKADSVSSDGSLSEQEDEEFDIESDEESEEELGWSLRGALKYMLLLVVLLLTTSYISSMNSPTPSQAFEGLPLCNKKIHNHSYGIVESVEVGHKFLDGKQDQLGLLGLNQAIVDEGIQKEMVENVNLGEIVSLELEDGNYVEYVEMVEEVKKDGKSEHACEEEFVKGADVSDQFVQDKLIKDVEKVEYLKKNGESENKIEDELAETKEVSDQVVENIELQETEETGEQIEDVEKVESVKENGESEDVIEEELVETGEVSDKMVGDIKLLGQETAGEIESIQGFLSEGTDHQEPASHTTDSSEKERVAAKEVSEEIHNEARDDDMVQGNILQSEVTMLERSGKSSAFWSLNFEEVNPLKGCQQIGTEVLLKVMFGVLTCAAIVASLVLGSNIRRKGIASKHSSLVDKHSSKPVVKEKPSSVLSAEREEHKRHFDSFMSTMPSINSTDKDIKESCQSRAPSVELLGEFDVGSISSSLKSRAIKSTMKDEVSNYSDFLEKGFGSKAYSAPVQDQQDFSDFSTVNSILSERLAVKKKILRKEFANNDMAGPDGEGRNVVTTPLRRSARIRNRLVASP is encoded by the exons ATGAAAGGGTCTGACAAAAAAGTCTCATTTTCAACTCCTCCCATCAAATCGTCTGCATCTCCCAAAG GTTCAGATGAGAATGATAGAAGCAATCAGGAATTGGGTTTGAATCTGCAAAACCCGAAGAAAGAAACCGTGAAGAATTTCATGTCACCTACCGTTTCTGCAGCTTCAAAGGCCACTTTTCCAAGAAGGAAAATCTTAGCTGAAAGAAATGAATCCCCAGGATCAAATTTCTCTAGTACTTATCTTTCAAAAACCCCAAATCTTGATTCAAAAGCCTCACCTAAGACCATTCCAAAAGCGTCACAGAAGAATTCCCCAAATCTTGATCCTAAAGCTAATTCCAAGGAAACTTCCTCTCAGAAGACACCGTTATCATACAGTTCCAGGGATGAGACACCTTCACCAAGGCCTTATGATCCATTAACCAATTACCTTTCTCCAAGGCCTCAATTCCTAAGGTATAATCCTACTAGGCGAAATGAGATCTTTTTACGCCTGAGAATGGAGGACAAAGAAGATGATGAGTTGAGTGTCAGCAGCACTTCTTCTTTTGGTTCCAAGAAAGATTCCGGTGATAAAGCTGATAGTGTTTCTAGTGACGGGAGTCTTTCAGAGCAAGAAGATGAAGAGTTTGATATTGAAAGTGATGAAGAGTCAGAGGAAGAATTAGGATGGAGTTTGAGAGGGGCGTTGAAATATATGCTTTTGTTGGTTGTATTACTACTAACTACATCATATATTTCTTCCATGAATTCTCCAACCCCTTCACAAGCTTTTGAGGGCCTTCCACTTTGTAATAAGAAGATCCATAATCACTCGTATGGAATTGTTGAGAGTGTTGAGGTTGGACATAAGTTCTTGGATGGAAAACAAGACCAATTGGGTTTATTGGGCTTAAACCAAGCTATTGTAGATGAAGGGATTCAGAAAGAGATGGTCGAAAATGTTAACTTGGGAGAAATAGTTAGCTTGGAGCTAGAGGATGGAAATTATGTTGAATATGTAGAGATGGttgaagaagtaaagaaagaTGGGAAAAGTGAACATGCATGTGAAGAAGAATTCGTTAAAGGAGCAGATGTTTCTGACCAGTTTGTTCAGGACAAATTGATTAAAGATGTAGAGAAGGTTGaatatttgaagaaaaatggagaaagtgaaaataaaattgaagatgAATTGGCGGAAACAAAAGAAGTTTCTGACCAGGTTGTTGAGAATATTGAGTTGCAGGAGACAGAAGAAACTGGGGAACAGATTGAAGATGTAGAGAAGGTTGAAAGTgtaaaagaaaatggagaaaGTGAAGACGTAATTGAAGAGGAATTGGTGGAAACAGGAGAAGTTTCTGATAAGATGGTTGGGGATATTAAACTGCTGGGACAAGAAACTGCTGGGGAGATTGAATCCATACAAGGTTTCTTGTCTGAAGGGACTGATCACCAGGAACCTGCATCTCATACAACAGACTCTTCTGAGAAAGAAAGGGTGGCTGCAAAGGAGGTAAGTGAAGAAATTCACAATGAAGCCAGAGATGACGATATGGTTCAAGGCAATATTTTACAAAGCGAAGTTACTATGCTAGAGAGGTCGGGCAAATCTAGTGCTTTTTGGAGTCTCAATTTTGAAGAAGTCAACCCACTGAAGGGGTGCCAGCAGATTGGAACTGAAGTACTTCTCAAGGTTATGTTTGGGGTTTTAACATGTGCTGCGATCGTTGCATCTTTGGTATTGGGATCTAATATTAGGAGAAAGGGAATTGCATCAAAGCATTCTTCTCTGGTGGATAAGCATTCTAGCAAACCTGTTGTGAAGGAGAAACCAAGTTCGGTGCTTTCTGCTGAGAGAGAGGAGCATAAAAGGCATTTCGACTCTTTTATGAGTACCATGCCTTCGATTAACTCCACGGACAAAGATATTAAAGAATCTTGCCAAAGCCGAGCACCTTCAGTTGAGTTGCTTGGTGAATTTGACGTGGGATCAATTAGCAGCTCTCTTAAGAGTCGTGCAATAAAAAGCACAATGAAAGATGAAGTGAGCAACTATTCTGATTTTCTGGAAAAGGGTTTTGGGAGCAAGGCTTATTCAGCTCCGGTTCAGGATCAACAAGATTTCTCAGATTTCTCTACCGTGAATTCCATTTTATCTGAAAGATTGGCTgtcaagaagaaaattttgaggaaagaGTTCGCAAACAATGACATG GCAGGACCGGATGGAGAAGGGAGGAACGTGGTCACAACTCCACTGAGGCGATCAGCCAGAATCCGCAATCGTTTAGTTGCATCTCCATGA
- the LOC18596032 gene encoding uncharacterized protein LOC18596032 isoform X1 — protein sequence MKGSDKKVSFSTPPIKSSASPKGSDENDRSNQELGLNLQNPKKETVKNFMSPTVSAASKATFPRRKILAERNESPGSNFSSTYLSKTPNLDSKASPKTIPKASQKNSPNLDPKANSKETSSQKTPLSYSSRDETPSPRPYDPLTNYLSPRPQFLRYNPTRRNEIFLRLRMEDKEDDELSVSSTSSFGSKKDSGDKADSVSSDGSLSEQEDEEFDIESDEESEEELGWSLRGALKYMLLLVVLLLTTSYISSMNSPTPSQAFEGLPLCNKKIHNHSYGIVESVEVGHKFLDGKQDQLGLLGLNQAIVDEGIQKEMVENVNLGEIVSLELEDGNYVEYVEMVEEVKKDGKSEHACEEEFVKGADVSDQFVQDKLIKDVEKVEYLKKNGESENKIEDELAETKEVSDQVVENIELQETEETGEQIEDVEKVESVKENGESEDVIEEELVETGEVSDKMVGDIKLLGQETAGEIESIQGFLSEGTDHQEPASHTTDSSEKERVAAKEVSEEIHNEARDDDMVQGNILQSEVTMLERSGKSSAFWSLNFEEVNPLKGCQQIGTEVLLKVMFGVLTCAAIVASLVLGSNIRRKGIASKHSSLVDKHSSKPVVKEKPSSVLSAEREEHKRHFDSFMSTMPSINSTDKDIKESCQSRAPSVELLGEFDVGSISSSLKSRAIKSTMKDEVSNYSDFLEKGFGSKAYSAPVQDQQDFSDFSTVNSILSERLAVKKKILRKEFANNDMQAGPDGEGRNVVTTPLRRSARIRNRLVASP from the exons ATGAAAGGGTCTGACAAAAAAGTCTCATTTTCAACTCCTCCCATCAAATCGTCTGCATCTCCCAAAG GTTCAGATGAGAATGATAGAAGCAATCAGGAATTGGGTTTGAATCTGCAAAACCCGAAGAAAGAAACCGTGAAGAATTTCATGTCACCTACCGTTTCTGCAGCTTCAAAGGCCACTTTTCCAAGAAGGAAAATCTTAGCTGAAAGAAATGAATCCCCAGGATCAAATTTCTCTAGTACTTATCTTTCAAAAACCCCAAATCTTGATTCAAAAGCCTCACCTAAGACCATTCCAAAAGCGTCACAGAAGAATTCCCCAAATCTTGATCCTAAAGCTAATTCCAAGGAAACTTCCTCTCAGAAGACACCGTTATCATACAGTTCCAGGGATGAGACACCTTCACCAAGGCCTTATGATCCATTAACCAATTACCTTTCTCCAAGGCCTCAATTCCTAAGGTATAATCCTACTAGGCGAAATGAGATCTTTTTACGCCTGAGAATGGAGGACAAAGAAGATGATGAGTTGAGTGTCAGCAGCACTTCTTCTTTTGGTTCCAAGAAAGATTCCGGTGATAAAGCTGATAGTGTTTCTAGTGACGGGAGTCTTTCAGAGCAAGAAGATGAAGAGTTTGATATTGAAAGTGATGAAGAGTCAGAGGAAGAATTAGGATGGAGTTTGAGAGGGGCGTTGAAATATATGCTTTTGTTGGTTGTATTACTACTAACTACATCATATATTTCTTCCATGAATTCTCCAACCCCTTCACAAGCTTTTGAGGGCCTTCCACTTTGTAATAAGAAGATCCATAATCACTCGTATGGAATTGTTGAGAGTGTTGAGGTTGGACATAAGTTCTTGGATGGAAAACAAGACCAATTGGGTTTATTGGGCTTAAACCAAGCTATTGTAGATGAAGGGATTCAGAAAGAGATGGTCGAAAATGTTAACTTGGGAGAAATAGTTAGCTTGGAGCTAGAGGATGGAAATTATGTTGAATATGTAGAGATGGttgaagaagtaaagaaagaTGGGAAAAGTGAACATGCATGTGAAGAAGAATTCGTTAAAGGAGCAGATGTTTCTGACCAGTTTGTTCAGGACAAATTGATTAAAGATGTAGAGAAGGTTGaatatttgaagaaaaatggagaaagtgaaaataaaattgaagatgAATTGGCGGAAACAAAAGAAGTTTCTGACCAGGTTGTTGAGAATATTGAGTTGCAGGAGACAGAAGAAACTGGGGAACAGATTGAAGATGTAGAGAAGGTTGAAAGTgtaaaagaaaatggagaaaGTGAAGACGTAATTGAAGAGGAATTGGTGGAAACAGGAGAAGTTTCTGATAAGATGGTTGGGGATATTAAACTGCTGGGACAAGAAACTGCTGGGGAGATTGAATCCATACAAGGTTTCTTGTCTGAAGGGACTGATCACCAGGAACCTGCATCTCATACAACAGACTCTTCTGAGAAAGAAAGGGTGGCTGCAAAGGAGGTAAGTGAAGAAATTCACAATGAAGCCAGAGATGACGATATGGTTCAAGGCAATATTTTACAAAGCGAAGTTACTATGCTAGAGAGGTCGGGCAAATCTAGTGCTTTTTGGAGTCTCAATTTTGAAGAAGTCAACCCACTGAAGGGGTGCCAGCAGATTGGAACTGAAGTACTTCTCAAGGTTATGTTTGGGGTTTTAACATGTGCTGCGATCGTTGCATCTTTGGTATTGGGATCTAATATTAGGAGAAAGGGAATTGCATCAAAGCATTCTTCTCTGGTGGATAAGCATTCTAGCAAACCTGTTGTGAAGGAGAAACCAAGTTCGGTGCTTTCTGCTGAGAGAGAGGAGCATAAAAGGCATTTCGACTCTTTTATGAGTACCATGCCTTCGATTAACTCCACGGACAAAGATATTAAAGAATCTTGCCAAAGCCGAGCACCTTCAGTTGAGTTGCTTGGTGAATTTGACGTGGGATCAATTAGCAGCTCTCTTAAGAGTCGTGCAATAAAAAGCACAATGAAAGATGAAGTGAGCAACTATTCTGATTTTCTGGAAAAGGGTTTTGGGAGCAAGGCTTATTCAGCTCCGGTTCAGGATCAACAAGATTTCTCAGATTTCTCTACCGTGAATTCCATTTTATCTGAAAGATTGGCTgtcaagaagaaaattttgaggaaagaGTTCGCAAACAATGACATG CAGGCAGGACCGGATGGAGAAGGGAGGAACGTGGTCACAACTCCACTGAGGCGATCAGCCAGAATCCGCAATCGTTTAGTTGCATCTCCATGA
- the LOC18596034 gene encoding uncharacterized protein LOC18596034 — translation MMSKMAQADLKGMFQAPGFVEKKDKHDEKHGDHCWMNVEDDDDDDDDDVITTTSESSLGEYSRTSQGSTSCSSDLVDDASSSTSNSSTICNGPLYEMSELMAQLPIKRGLSKYFQGKSQSFTSLSSVKSLEDLAKKETPYRKKMKACKSYGGGLDTHKFYPLPRATISKKVSRNSLSLSFPGRRSSFLSGRPPPIPVQKNFSSV, via the exons ATGATGTCAAAAATGGCTCAAGCTGATCTAAAAGGAATGTTTCAAGCTCCGGGTTTTGTTGAGAAGAAGGATAAGCATGACGAGAAACATGGAGATCATTGCTGGATGAACGtggaagatgatgatgatgatgatgatgatgatgttatTACTACAACTTCTGAATCATCCCTGGGAGAATATTCAAGAACTTCTCAGGGATCAACTTCTTGTTCATCAGACTTGGTAGATGATGCATCTTCATCAACTTCAAATTCTTCCACCATTTGTAATGGACCTTTATATGAAATGTCAGAGCTCATGGCCCAACTTCCCATCAA GAGAGGACTTTCCAAGTACTTTCAAGGCAAGTCCCAGTCATTTACATCCCTCTCAAGCGTAAAAAGCCTAGAAGACCttgcaaagaaagaaactccttacagaaagaaaatgaaggcaTGTAAAAGCTATGGGGGTGGCTTGGATACGCATAAATTTTACCCTCTTCCCAGggccaccatatcaaagaaAGTCTCGAGAAATTCCCTGTCCTTATCTTTTCCAGGAAGAAGAAGCAGTTTTTTAAGCGGCAGGCCTCCTCCAATTCCTGTACAAAAGAACTTTTCATCTGTATAG
- the LOC18596036 gene encoding profilin-3 encodes MSWQTYVDDHLMCEIDSGHHLSAAAIIGHDGSVWAQSTSFPQFKPEEIIAIMKDFDEPGSLAPSGLHLGGTKYMVIQGEPGAVIRGKKGAGGITVKKTGQALIFGLYDEPVTPGQCNMVVERLGDYLVDQGL; translated from the exons ATGTCGTGGCAAACTTACGTTGATGATCACCTGATGTGCGAAATTGACAGCGGTCATCATTTGTCCGCCGCTGCTATCATCGGCCACGATGGCAGTGTTTGGGCCCAGAGCACCTCTTTCCCTCAG TTTAAGCCTGAAGAGATTATTGCCATTatgaaagattttgatgaaCCTGGGTCTCTTGCACCAAGTGGGCTGCACCTCGGTGGCACTAAGTATATGGTAATCCAGGGAGAGCCTGGAGCCGTGATTCGTGGGAAGAAG GGCGCTGGTGGGATAACTGTGAAGAAAACAGGCCAAGCTCTGATTTTTGGCTTGTATGATGAACCAGTGACCCCAGGACAGTGTAACATGGTTGTTGAGAGGTTGGGGGATTACCTTGTTGATCAGGGTCTGTAG